The following coding sequences are from one Microbulbifer sp. TB1203 window:
- a CDS encoding LysR family transcriptional regulator, whose product MHRRLGNLNSIRVFEAAARLGSFKAAAEELHITPTAVSHQIRNLETQLGVGLFERRTRAVRLTGAGSRLADAARLSLQTLAGAIEEISGQPKALTVNTTSAFAALWLVPRLQSFYDRYPDLRVVVQTDEQPVDLKRDRHVDIAIRYGREPGGEAELLLRENFGLYGTADAIARLESGRSVTLLETQWKSPELPPITAGQWLRRFAPRRKRVVQYSYDQELHVIQAALAGQGLAFASNLLVESAVHQGWLQPHRPECRLPGFGYYLLSGRQEHLEKVEQFRSWLLGELPDSPASAIGGESG is encoded by the coding sequence ATGCACCGCCGGTTGGGCAATCTGAACAGCATCCGGGTATTCGAGGCCGCTGCGCGCCTGGGAAGTTTCAAGGCCGCGGCGGAGGAACTGCATATCACCCCCACTGCGGTGTCTCACCAGATTCGCAACCTGGAAACGCAGCTGGGAGTGGGCCTGTTCGAAAGGCGGACCCGCGCGGTGCGCCTGACCGGTGCCGGCAGCCGGCTGGCCGATGCCGCGCGCCTGTCACTGCAGACCCTGGCGGGCGCTATCGAGGAAATCTCCGGGCAGCCCAAGGCACTCACCGTCAATACCACCAGCGCCTTCGCCGCCCTGTGGCTGGTGCCCCGGCTGCAAAGTTTTTACGACAGATACCCGGATTTGCGGGTGGTGGTGCAGACCGACGAGCAACCGGTCGACCTGAAACGGGACCGGCATGTGGACATCGCCATTCGCTACGGGCGGGAGCCCGGGGGGGAAGCCGAACTTCTATTGCGTGAAAACTTCGGTCTCTACGGTACCGCCGATGCCATCGCCCGCCTGGAATCGGGCAGATCGGTCACCCTGTTGGAAACCCAATGGAAAAGTCCCGAGCTGCCGCCGATTACCGCCGGGCAATGGCTGCGCCGCTTCGCCCCGCGCAGAAAGAGAGTGGTGCAGTACAGCTATGACCAGGAGCTACACGTGATCCAGGCGGCGCTGGCGGGCCAGGGGCTGGCGTTTGCCAGCAACCTGTTGGTGGAGTCCGCCGTTCACCAGGGCTGGCTGCAACCCCACCGGCCCGAGTGTCGCCTGCCGGGGTTTGGCTACTACCTGCTGAGCGGCAGACAGGAGCACCTGGAAAAGGTCGAACAGTTCCGATCCTGGCTGCTCGGCGAGCTGCCCGACAGCCCGGCGTCGGCAATCGGAGGTGAATCCGGATGA
- a CDS encoding HlyD family secretion protein gives MVKKLGKVPARRLGFVVGIAAAVAVTVWCLFGGWGRVQTENAYVKVDKLSLAPEVSGIIAEVAVGANQEVRRGDLLVRLNDTPLQLAVDEAEAHLAQVRNQLLARRADYAEAEAALRQAQQDADYYGRRLARNEKLGRAALSEAHLDESRQQLARAQAQIVINTEKLASLRAELGGDPLLPLEEQAGLRVAQAQLDKARYRLSRTRIVAPVDGVIANEVPQTGEMAPVGIGVINMLSDESVWVEANLKETELARVRAGQQAEVILDAYPDFRWQAQVVSLSPASGSDSALIPPQNASGNWAKVVQRIPVRLRLYPAKEAPTLRAGMSARVSIDTTEDGKLVAARASGARGGRVVLAE, from the coding sequence GTGGTAAAAAAACTGGGGAAAGTGCCCGCGCGTCGCCTGGGGTTTGTTGTCGGCATCGCCGCGGCGGTCGCGGTAACCGTTTGGTGCCTGTTCGGCGGTTGGGGCAGGGTGCAAACGGAAAACGCTTACGTGAAGGTGGACAAGCTCTCCCTGGCTCCCGAGGTGAGTGGCATCATCGCCGAGGTGGCGGTTGGGGCCAACCAGGAAGTGCGGCGCGGGGACCTGCTGGTGCGCCTGAACGACACACCGCTTCAACTGGCGGTGGATGAGGCGGAGGCGCACCTGGCGCAGGTGAGAAACCAACTGCTGGCCCGCCGCGCCGACTATGCGGAAGCTGAGGCGGCCCTGCGCCAGGCGCAACAGGACGCCGATTATTACGGCCGCCGGCTGGCGCGCAACGAAAAGCTCGGGCGGGCGGCGCTGTCGGAGGCGCATCTGGATGAATCGCGCCAGCAGTTGGCGCGGGCGCAGGCGCAGATTGTGATCAATACGGAAAAACTCGCCAGCCTGCGCGCAGAACTGGGCGGTGACCCGCTGCTCCCGCTGGAGGAGCAGGCCGGCTTGAGAGTGGCCCAGGCGCAGCTGGACAAGGCGCGCTACCGGCTGTCCCGCACCAGAATCGTTGCACCGGTGGACGGCGTGATCGCCAACGAAGTCCCCCAGACGGGGGAGATGGCCCCGGTGGGCATCGGCGTGATCAATATGCTGAGCGATGAGTCCGTGTGGGTGGAGGCGAACCTGAAGGAAACCGAACTGGCCCGGGTGCGCGCCGGCCAGCAGGCAGAGGTGATCCTGGACGCCTACCCGGATTTCCGCTGGCAGGCGCAGGTGGTCAGCCTCAGCCCGGCCAGTGGCAGCGACTCCGCGCTGATCCCGCCGCAGAACGCCAGCGGCAACTGGGCTAAGGTGGTGCAGCGGATACCGGTGCGTCTGCGCCTCTACCCGGCCAAAGAGGCGCCGACGCTGCGCGCGGGGATGAGCGCCCGGGTCAGTATCGACACCACCGAGGACGGCAAGCTGGTGGCCGCGCGGGCCAGCGGCGCCAGGGGCGGCCGGGTCGTGCTGGCGGAATGA
- a CDS encoding DUF2147 domain-containing protein, which produces MLRNFLIAACCLTFALQASAQDALGKWRTIDDETGQAKSIVEIYQMGGKYYGRVVDLLRKPDDTLCDKCPGDLKGKPIVGMDVITDMVKTGNEYEGGKILDPNTGKVYDCKFWVEGEDQLKVRGYLGFFYRTQTWYRVE; this is translated from the coding sequence ATGCTGAGAAATTTCCTGATTGCCGCCTGCTGCCTGACGTTTGCCCTACAGGCCAGCGCCCAGGACGCCCTGGGCAAATGGCGCACCATCGACGACGAAACCGGCCAGGCGAAATCCATCGTGGAGATCTACCAGATGGGCGGCAAATACTACGGCCGCGTGGTGGACCTGCTGAGGAAGCCGGACGACACCCTGTGCGACAAGTGCCCCGGAGACCTCAAGGGCAAGCCCATCGTGGGCATGGACGTGATCACCGACATGGTGAAAACGGGCAACGAGTACGAGGGTGGCAAGATTCTCGACCCCAACACCGGCAAGGTCTACGACTGCAAATTCTGGGTTGAGGGGGAAGACCAACTGAAAGTGCGCGGCTACCTGGGTTTCTTCTACCGCACCCAGACCTGGTACCGGGTCGAATAA
- a CDS encoding protein adenylyltransferase SelO family protein: MKLSEVTLSHHYADLGDAFGTRIDPTPFENPHAVHVNPAVLQLLGIDESEADNPEWAQLGCGKKLFSGSHPFAMKYTGHQFGVYNPDLGDGRALLLGEIDNNGELWELHLKGAGKTPYSRFGDGRAVLRSTIREYLAGEALTGLGIASTRALCLVGSDEPVVREKIESGAMLIRVARSHIRFGHFEHFFYTHQLQALQQLIEFTCARFLPEAQSLPASEQAEALLRYTVRQTAKLVAGWQSEGFAHGVLNTDNMSIIGDTFDYGPYGFLDDYEPGFICNHSDYTGRYAFDKQPGVALWNLNALAHALSAFVSTEKLRDCLEAFQPRLTEDYAALMRAKLGLQQEEESDQQLCADLLQLLENSAADYTLFFRALSHYRGERPAVALRELIPVGGHEALDHWLDHYDHRLERENSDCQQRNSAMLTANPKFVLRNYLAQKVIDAAEGGDYRPLRTLLDLLQSPFDEHPHCETWAAAPPESGKHMPISCSS; this comes from the coding sequence ATGAAACTCAGCGAAGTCACCCTCAGCCACCACTACGCCGACCTGGGCGACGCCTTCGGCACCCGGATCGACCCCACGCCTTTCGAGAATCCTCATGCGGTGCATGTAAATCCCGCGGTGCTGCAACTGCTGGGTATCGACGAATCCGAGGCGGACAACCCGGAGTGGGCGCAGTTGGGTTGCGGAAAAAAACTCTTTTCCGGCAGCCACCCCTTCGCGATGAAATACACCGGACACCAGTTCGGCGTCTACAACCCGGACCTGGGCGACGGCCGCGCGCTACTACTGGGAGAGATCGACAACAACGGCGAACTGTGGGAGCTGCATTTAAAAGGCGCCGGCAAAACCCCCTACTCCCGTTTCGGCGACGGCCGCGCGGTGCTGCGTTCCACTATCCGCGAATACCTCGCCGGCGAGGCACTCACCGGCCTCGGCATCGCCAGCACCCGCGCCCTCTGCCTGGTGGGCAGCGACGAGCCGGTGGTGCGGGAAAAAATCGAGAGCGGCGCCATGCTGATCCGCGTGGCCAGGAGCCATATCCGCTTCGGCCACTTCGAGCACTTTTTCTACACCCACCAGTTGCAGGCGCTGCAGCAGTTGATCGAATTCACCTGTGCGCGCTTTTTGCCGGAAGCACAGTCGCTGCCCGCCAGCGAACAGGCGGAGGCGCTGCTGCGCTACACGGTGCGACAAACCGCAAAACTGGTGGCCGGCTGGCAGTCGGAGGGCTTCGCGCACGGTGTGCTGAACACCGACAATATGTCGATCATCGGCGACACCTTCGACTACGGCCCCTACGGCTTCCTCGACGACTACGAACCCGGCTTTATCTGCAATCACTCCGACTATACCGGCCGCTACGCCTTCGACAAGCAACCGGGGGTGGCGCTGTGGAACCTGAACGCCCTGGCCCACGCGCTGTCGGCCTTTGTGAGCACGGAGAAGCTGCGCGACTGCCTGGAGGCATTCCAGCCGCGCCTGACTGAAGACTACGCCGCGCTGATGCGCGCCAAACTGGGGCTGCAACAGGAAGAGGAAAGTGATCAGCAGCTCTGTGCCGACCTGCTGCAGCTCCTGGAGAATTCCGCCGCCGATTACACACTGTTTTTCCGCGCCCTCAGCCACTACCGCGGCGAGCGCCCGGCGGTGGCATTGCGCGAACTGATCCCGGTGGGCGGGCACGAGGCCCTGGACCATTGGCTCGACCACTACGACCATCGCCTGGAGAGAGAGAACAGCGACTGCCAGCAGCGCAACAGCGCCATGCTCACCGCCAATCCCAAATTCGTGCTGCGCAACTACCTGGCGCAAAAGGTTATCGACGCCGCCGAGGGCGGCGACTACCGACCCCTGCGCACCCTGCTGGATCTGCTGCAGAGCCCCTTCGACGAGCACCCGCACTGCGAAACCTGGGCCGCGGCGCCGCCGGAATCCGGCAAGCATATGCCGATCAGTTGCTCTTCGTAG
- a CDS encoding Ppx/GppA phosphatase family protein, which produces MPESERYAALDLGSNSFHLLLAEFRDQRMVRLHTDRAMVRLAEGLDEERNLDPTVAERALEALRRFRPVLSELPLDHIRVVGTNTLRAAGNADGFMESAEAILGAPIEIISGIEEARLIYSGVIAAASGPPRLRCAVDIGGGSTELVRGREVPQQLQSLYMGCVSFNRRFFPEGVISDKYTNHFERAFRAARAELQELQHMAEGAEVMGASGTVKAVARVLNDGELGDIEREPLERLAAQVAAAAHSDQIQLPGLGAERRPVFAAGLAILHAIFRELDIQRMRVSPYAIREGMVHDLAGRLHGGDRRADTVAALMRRWQIDGAQARRVGDSAGELLRQLRPHSDGDQRQRLRWAAQLHEIGLALSHSDFRKLGAYMIEHADLAGFSHSEQEYLAHLLRNQRGRIKPPREHYGFHPNPDLLLCLRLACILHRDRTDRSPDGLRLSAGLDRYRLQADRDWLDGHPAIEELLYQEVEHWQDQPLPLELDEA; this is translated from the coding sequence ATGCCGGAATCCGAACGCTATGCCGCCCTGGACCTGGGCTCCAACAGTTTCCACCTGCTGCTGGCGGAGTTTCGCGACCAGCGCATGGTGCGCCTGCACACCGATCGCGCCATGGTGCGCCTGGCGGAGGGGCTGGACGAGGAGCGCAACCTGGACCCGACGGTGGCGGAGCGGGCACTGGAGGCGCTGCGCCGCTTCCGACCGGTGCTGTCGGAGTTGCCCCTGGACCATATCCGCGTAGTGGGTACCAACACACTCCGCGCGGCCGGTAACGCCGACGGATTTATGGAATCGGCGGAGGCCATTCTCGGCGCGCCCATCGAAATTATCAGTGGCATCGAGGAGGCGCGGCTCATCTACAGCGGAGTAATCGCCGCCGCCAGTGGGCCGCCGCGGCTGCGCTGCGCCGTCGATATCGGCGGTGGCTCCACCGAGCTGGTGCGCGGGCGCGAGGTACCGCAGCAGTTGCAGAGCCTGTACATGGGTTGTGTGTCCTTCAACCGGCGCTTTTTCCCCGAGGGTGTTATTTCCGATAAATACACCAACCACTTCGAGCGCGCTTTTCGCGCGGCGCGCGCGGAACTCCAGGAACTGCAACACATGGCGGAAGGCGCCGAAGTGATGGGCGCCTCCGGCACGGTGAAGGCGGTGGCCCGGGTGCTGAACGACGGCGAGCTGGGGGATATCGAGCGGGAACCGCTGGAACGCCTGGCGGCGCAGGTGGCGGCGGCCGCGCACAGCGACCAGATCCAGCTGCCCGGCCTGGGGGCAGAGCGGCGGCCGGTATTCGCCGCCGGTCTGGCGATTCTGCATGCCATCTTCCGCGAACTGGACATCCAGCGCATGCGGGTGTCTCCCTACGCGATCCGCGAGGGCATGGTGCACGACCTGGCCGGGCGCCTGCACGGCGGCGACCGCCGCGCGGATACCGTAGCTGCGCTGATGCGCCGCTGGCAGATAGACGGCGCCCAGGCCCGGCGGGTGGGCGACAGTGCAGGGGAACTGCTTCGGCAACTGCGCCCACACAGCGACGGAGACCAGAGGCAACGCCTGCGCTGGGCGGCGCAGTTGCACGAGATCGGCCTGGCCCTGTCCCACAGCGATTTCCGCAAACTCGGCGCCTATATGATCGAGCACGCGGACCTGGCGGGTTTCTCCCACAGCGAACAGGAATACCTGGCCCACCTGCTGCGCAACCAGCGCGGGCGCATCAAACCGCCGCGGGAACACTACGGCTTCCACCCCAACCCGGACCTGCTGCTGTGCCTGCGCCTGGCCTGTATCCTGCACCGGGACCGCACCGACCGCAGCCCGGACGGCCTGCGGCTGAGTGCGGGGCTGGACCGCTACCGCCTGCAGGCCGATCGGGACTGGCTCGACGGCCACCCGGCCATCGAGGAACTGCTGTACCAAGAAGTGGAACACTGGCAGGATCAGCCGCTCCCACTGGAGTTGGACGAGGCCTGA
- a CDS encoding NAD(P)H-dependent oxidoreductase, with protein MKSILKIAASARQLNNAEGKYRSLSRSLSEYFCKRWRHLNSETLFIHRDVGAEPPAFISEAWIAAAFAPESRRSAEQRELLALSDQLIDEVAQADLILIATPMYNYGMPASLKAWFDQVIRIGKTFSFDLDRGDFPLEPILSGKTLVLLSSSGEFGFEPGGIRGSMNHLGPHLRTLGRYLGAEDFHEIRIEYQEFGDRRHQESVEWAYRAVDRLVEKLNGKIHPATSGSI; from the coding sequence ATGAAAAGCATCCTGAAAATAGCTGCCAGTGCCCGCCAACTGAATAATGCGGAGGGAAAGTATCGCTCTCTCTCACGCTCGCTTTCGGAGTATTTCTGCAAGCGTTGGCGCCATCTCAATAGTGAAACCTTGTTTATCCATCGGGATGTGGGCGCTGAGCCTCCCGCTTTTATCAGCGAAGCCTGGATAGCGGCTGCCTTCGCCCCGGAATCCCGGCGCAGTGCGGAACAGCGGGAGCTGCTCGCCCTGTCCGACCAATTAATCGACGAGGTGGCACAGGCGGATCTGATTCTGATTGCCACACCGATGTACAACTACGGCATGCCCGCCAGCCTCAAGGCCTGGTTCGATCAGGTGATCAGGATCGGCAAGACCTTTTCCTTCGACCTGGACCGAGGCGATTTCCCCCTGGAACCAATACTTTCGGGGAAAACCCTGGTGTTGTTGTCCTCCAGCGGCGAGTTCGGTTTCGAGCCGGGTGGAATCCGCGGGTCCATGAACCACCTCGGGCCCCATCTACGCACCCTTGGCCGCTATCTGGGAGCGGAGGACTTCCACGAAATCCGCATCGAATACCAGGAGTTCGGCGATCGCCGGCACCAGGAGTCCGTGGAGTGGGCATACCGCGCAGTGGACAGACTGGTGGAAAAACTGAACGGGAAAATACACCCGGCGACCAGTGGCAGTATTTAA
- the ppk1 gene encoding polyphosphate kinase 1: MADNTPLYPKELSWLSFNERVLQEVEDESVPIIERVRFLGIFSNNLDEFYRVRVADVRRLATFAKGGKKKEHFSELLASINEKVLRLQRHSFVAYTKVLADLDKHHIHLINEEQLSERQRLFVEEYFHREVQPELEPFFIDDRETMPLLNEASIYFAVYLQLQDGSERFAALEIPTDTLPRFVVIPPREGKQEKVYIVLENIIRACLADVFRNLLPIEKARAFMFKISRDAELELDEEITPNIVDRVAKSLKKRKQADPVRLAYDASMPEALLSLVKKKLKMGRYDSYTPGGRYHNSKDFMGFPADSSRHCYKPLAPLPTVPDGESIFDQLRAGDRLFYYPYHDFRVITNLLASSALDPQVREIRINLYRVAKNSRVVAALVNAVRNQKKVTAVVELQARFDELANIHWSNELRDAGVNVIYGVPGLKVHCKLISILREENGEKRYYSHLGTGNFNENTARLYCDFSLLTSDAELGEDVHNVFEFLQYTHLRPSYKHIAVSPYSNRPTLLRAIDREIAAARAGERAELFFKCNNLVDSQVVERLYRAGAAGVRVRIIVRSMCALVCETPGLSENIRVISLVDKYLEHARIYIFHNGGDEQVWLSSADLMTRNLDHRLEVTFPLHSPGHRETVKKIMELQWSDNRKARVLDAQQSNTRIANNTDRGCRAQDAIYRFLKKRDPGNSDSWDGQSAACPSSPGKRDGHLVLDSAAETYELPAAK; this comes from the coding sequence ATGGCAGATAATACGCCCCTGTACCCCAAAGAGCTAAGCTGGCTCTCCTTTAACGAACGTGTGCTGCAGGAAGTGGAGGACGAGAGTGTGCCCATTATCGAGCGGGTGCGCTTCCTCGGTATCTTTTCCAACAACCTGGACGAATTCTATCGTGTGCGCGTGGCGGATGTGCGCCGTCTGGCCACTTTTGCCAAGGGGGGAAAGAAGAAGGAACACTTCTCCGAACTCCTCGCCAGCATCAACGAAAAGGTGTTGCGCCTGCAGCGCCACTCCTTCGTCGCCTACACCAAGGTGCTGGCGGACCTGGACAAGCACCATATCCACCTGATCAACGAAGAGCAATTGAGCGAGCGCCAGCGGTTGTTTGTGGAGGAGTACTTCCACCGGGAAGTGCAGCCGGAACTGGAGCCCTTCTTTATCGACGACCGGGAGACCATGCCGCTGCTCAATGAGGCGAGTATTTACTTCGCCGTCTACCTGCAACTGCAGGACGGGTCCGAGCGCTTTGCCGCGCTGGAGATTCCCACCGACACCCTGCCGCGCTTCGTGGTAATCCCTCCCCGGGAGGGGAAGCAGGAAAAAGTGTATATCGTTCTCGAAAACATCATCCGCGCCTGCCTGGCGGACGTCTTCCGCAACCTGCTGCCGATCGAGAAGGCCCGGGCCTTTATGTTCAAGATCAGTCGCGATGCGGAGCTGGAGCTGGATGAGGAGATCACCCCGAATATTGTCGACCGGGTGGCCAAGTCCCTGAAGAAGCGCAAACAGGCGGACCCGGTGCGCCTGGCCTACGACGCCAGCATGCCGGAAGCGCTGCTGAGCCTGGTGAAGAAAAAGCTCAAGATGGGTCGCTACGACAGCTACACCCCGGGCGGGCGCTATCACAATTCTAAAGACTTTATGGGATTCCCGGCGGATTCTTCACGGCACTGCTACAAACCCCTGGCCCCGCTGCCCACCGTGCCCGACGGCGAGAGTATCTTCGACCAGTTGCGCGCCGGTGACCGGCTGTTTTATTACCCCTACCACGACTTCCGCGTGATCACCAACCTGCTCGCCTCCTCGGCACTGGACCCGCAGGTCCGGGAGATCCGCATCAACCTCTACCGGGTGGCGAAAAACTCCCGCGTAGTGGCTGCGCTGGTCAATGCGGTGCGCAACCAGAAAAAGGTCACCGCGGTGGTGGAGCTGCAGGCGCGCTTCGACGAACTGGCCAATATCCACTGGTCCAACGAACTGCGCGACGCCGGCGTGAACGTAATCTACGGCGTGCCCGGGCTCAAGGTGCACTGCAAGCTGATCTCCATCCTCCGCGAGGAGAACGGCGAGAAGCGCTACTACAGCCACCTGGGCACCGGCAATTTCAATGAGAACACCGCGCGCCTCTACTGCGACTTCAGTCTGCTCACCAGCGATGCGGAACTGGGGGAGGATGTGCACAACGTCTTCGAATTCCTGCAGTACACCCACCTGCGCCCCAGCTATAAACACATTGCGGTCTCCCCATACTCCAACCGCCCAACGCTGTTGCGGGCCATAGACCGGGAGATAGCCGCGGCCAGGGCGGGGGAAAGGGCGGAACTCTTCTTCAAGTGCAACAACCTGGTGGATTCACAGGTGGTGGAGCGGCTCTACCGCGCCGGCGCCGCCGGTGTCCGGGTGCGTATCATCGTGCGCAGCATGTGCGCCCTGGTGTGCGAGACCCCGGGACTTTCGGAAAATATCCGGGTGATCAGCCTGGTGGACAAATACCTGGAGCACGCGCGGATATATATCTTCCACAACGGCGGCGACGAGCAGGTATGGCTGTCCTCGGCGGACCTGATGACCCGCAATCTGGATCACCGGCTGGAAGTGACCTTCCCGCTGCACAGCCCCGGGCACCGGGAGACGGTGAAGAAAATCATGGAGCTGCAATGGAGCGACAACCGCAAGGCTCGGGTACTGGACGCACAGCAGAGCAATACGCGTATTGCCAATAACACGGACAGAGGTTGTCGGGCACAGGATGCGATTTACCGGTTTTTGAAAAAGCGGGACCCGGGAAATTCGGATTCGTGGGATGGGCAAAGCGCAGCGTGCCCATCATCCCCCGGGAAACGTGATGGGCACCTCGTGCTGGATTCAGCGGCTGAAACCTACGAGCTTCCCGCGGCTAAATGA
- the parC gene encoding DNA topoisomerase IV subunit A has product MTDTSVFEASERLPLKEYTEKAYLDYSMYVILDRALPNIGDGLKPVQRRIVYAMSELGLKASAKYKKSARTVGDVIGKYHPHGDSAVYEAMVLMAQPFSYRYPLVDGQGNWGSPDDPKSFAAMRYTESRMGKYSEVLLSELGQGTVDWQPNFDGTMDEPAVLPARVPNILLNGTTGIAVGMATDIPPHNLREVVDATVALLENPKATVAELCEYIQGPDMPTEAEIITPREDIRKVYETGRGSVKMRALWSREDGDIVITALPYQTSGAKVLEQIAAQMQAKKLPMVADLRDESDHENPTRLVVVPKSNRVDADAVMNHLFATTDLERSYRINMNMIGIDGRPQVKSLDKILGEWLSFRTVTTRRRLQFRLDKVEKRLHLLAGLLIAFLNIDEVIEIIRTHDEPKRVLMDSFELTDVQAEYILDTKLRQLARLEEMKIRGEQAELEKERDTLEKTLGSARRLKSLIKKELLEAADEFGDERRSPIVAREEAKAFSEAELLSSDPITVVLSDKGWIRAAKGHDIDPTSLNYKAGDSFKFAARGKSNQPALLLDSTGRSYAIATHTLPSARGQGEPLSGRINPPSGATFEGLLMGADDQRVLLASDAGYGFVARFADLQSRNKAGKAMLTLPKNARVLPPRVVENPEEALLAAVTSEGRMLVFPVSELPELAKGKGNKIINIPSARAASREEIVVGVAVLEGSDQLVIHAGKRHTKIKISELDHYLGERGRRGNKLPRGFQKVDKVEVVEK; this is encoded by the coding sequence ATGACCGACACCTCCGTTTTCGAGGCCAGCGAGCGCCTGCCGCTCAAGGAATACACAGAAAAGGCGTACCTGGACTACTCCATGTACGTGATTCTCGACCGCGCCCTGCCCAATATCGGCGACGGCCTCAAGCCGGTGCAGCGGCGTATCGTCTACGCCATGAGCGAACTGGGGCTGAAGGCCAGCGCCAAGTACAAGAAGTCCGCGCGCACCGTGGGCGACGTGATCGGCAAGTACCACCCCCACGGCGACAGCGCCGTGTACGAGGCCATGGTGCTGATGGCGCAGCCCTTCTCCTACCGCTACCCGCTGGTGGACGGCCAGGGCAACTGGGGCTCGCCGGACGATCCCAAATCCTTTGCCGCCATGCGCTACACCGAATCGCGCATGGGCAAGTACTCCGAAGTGCTGCTGTCGGAACTGGGCCAGGGCACGGTGGACTGGCAGCCCAACTTCGACGGCACCATGGACGAACCGGCAGTGCTGCCGGCGCGGGTGCCGAATATCCTGCTGAACGGCACCACCGGCATCGCCGTGGGTATGGCCACGGACATTCCCCCGCACAACCTGCGCGAGGTGGTGGATGCCACCGTGGCGCTGCTGGAGAACCCCAAGGCCACGGTGGCGGAGCTCTGCGAGTATATCCAGGGCCCGGATATGCCCACCGAAGCGGAGATCATCACCCCGCGAGAGGATATACGGAAGGTCTACGAGACCGGTCGCGGCTCGGTCAAGATGCGCGCACTCTGGAGCAGGGAGGACGGCGATATCGTGATCACCGCGCTGCCCTACCAGACCAGTGGCGCCAAGGTATTGGAGCAGATCGCCGCGCAGATGCAGGCCAAGAAACTGCCGATGGTGGCGGACCTGCGCGACGAATCCGACCACGAAAACCCCACCCGCCTGGTGGTAGTGCCCAAGTCCAACCGTGTGGACGCGGATGCGGTAATGAACCACCTGTTCGCCACCACCGACCTGGAGCGCAGCTACCGCATCAATATGAATATGATCGGTATCGACGGGCGCCCGCAGGTCAAATCCCTGGACAAGATCCTGGGCGAGTGGCTGAGCTTCCGCACCGTCACCACCCGCCGGCGCTTGCAGTTCCGCCTGGACAAGGTGGAGAAACGCCTGCACCTGCTGGCCGGCCTGTTGATCGCCTTCCTCAATATCGACGAAGTGATCGAGATTATCCGTACCCACGACGAGCCGAAGAGAGTCCTGATGGACAGCTTCGAACTTACCGATGTGCAGGCGGAATACATCCTCGACACCAAGCTGCGCCAACTGGCGCGCCTCGAGGAAATGAAGATCCGCGGCGAGCAGGCGGAGCTGGAAAAGGAGCGCGACACACTGGAGAAAACCCTGGGCTCCGCGCGCCGCCTGAAGTCCCTGATCAAGAAGGAACTGCTGGAGGCGGCGGACGAGTTCGGCGATGAGCGCCGCTCCCCCATCGTCGCCCGCGAGGAGGCCAAAGCCTTCAGCGAGGCGGAGCTGCTCAGTTCCGATCCCATTACTGTGGTGCTGTCGGACAAGGGCTGGATTCGCGCCGCCAAGGGCCACGATATCGACCCCACTTCCCTCAACTACAAGGCCGGCGACAGTTTCAAGTTCGCCGCCCGCGGCAAGAGCAACCAGCCGGCGCTGCTGCTGGACAGCACCGGGCGCAGCTACGCCATCGCCACCCACACACTGCCCTCGGCGCGGGGGCAGGGCGAGCCCCTGAGCGGGCGTATCAACCCGCCCTCCGGTGCCACCTTCGAGGGGCTGCTGATGGGCGCTGACGATCAGCGGGTACTGCTCGCCTCGGACGCCGGCTATGGCTTTGTGGCCAGGTTCGCCGACCTCCAGTCGCGCAACAAGGCTGGCAAGGCCATGCTCACCCTGCCGAAAAACGCCCGGGTGCTGCCTCCCCGTGTGGTGGAAAACCCGGAAGAGGCACTGCTTGCGGCGGTGACCAGCGAGGGGCGGATGCTGGTATTCCCCGTCTCCGAACTGCCGGAATTGGCCAAAGGCAAGGGCAACAAGATCATCAATATCCCCTCGGCGCGCGCCGCCAGCCGCGAGGAAATCGTGGTGGGTGTTGCCGTGCTGGAGGGCAGTGACCAGTTGGTGATCCACGCCGGCAAGCGCCACACCAAGATCAAAATCTCCGAGCTGGACCACTACCTCGGCGAGCGCGGCCGCCGCGGCAACAAGCTGCCGCGGGGGTTCCAGAAGGTGGACAAGGTGGAAGTGGTGGAAAAATAA